In Scatophagus argus isolate fScaArg1 chromosome 3, fScaArg1.pri, whole genome shotgun sequence, one genomic interval encodes:
- the LOC124056955 gene encoding NACHT, LRR and PYD domains-containing protein 12-like isoform X1 — protein sequence MSSSEEDEDLAILPPPDLSDEPGPSGTRVNKRSDLSVVDQPSCCAVCSGVLKDPVASSCGHWICRQCITSLGDQSALPHDSSCPLCGKRSNTRPGMDLQKVLEEHKNSLKRRCECVMGETDVTRSGSLFIDTELYITEGLSEEVNTQHEIWQLETAAKTETHGTPVKSRDIFKVLPGQQRVRVILTTGVGGAGKTFSAHRFTLEWAKDLENQDVSLLILLSFRELNLIKDEQYSLLMLLRVFHPALHMLTAEQLAVCKLLFILDGLDESRLSLEFENSEVVSDATQMSSVNMLLTNLIKGNLLPSALVWITARPAAANQIPRSCVDRVAEVRGFTDAQKEEYFKRKCSDRDISSKIISCIKTSRILHIMCRIPVLCWITATVVEQLLITDQSIVLPKTLTDLYVHFLLVQAKIKDLKFDESHEGMPLQLMRADREVLLKLGKLAFEHLGGGTSIFYQEDLEQHGLDVTGALKDSAVCTEIFKRKRLIFQKTVYYFVHESIQEFLAAVYAVSCYQNAEVQKAFLSDSFIVDDDSSMVDDDSFITDDNSDEGDDEGNGDDHDRSNRLGPSLDVFLTRVMDKSLESENGHLDVFVRFIHGLLSNRLLRSLLIHIDSSPEIIKKIIRNLKKMNIDEISPDRSINIFPCLMEMNDSLIHQQVQKFLKSENISKIKLNELHCSALAYLLLLSDEVLDDLDLSKYRTSSRGKQRLIPAVRNCRKARLCRCDLSTIQCKTVASALKSNPSHLRELDMSSNYLENSGAKLLSAGLESPHCRLETLRLDHCEITGTGCAFLASGLRSNPFHLRELDLSNNKLGDSAVKLIVCDFLESPNCRLEILRLRFCGLSEFSCISLGSPPYFFPHHLREPDLSKNRLYDSELKELCSFLETPRCRPEVLRLSACGITHETCSSLASALKSNPSHLRELDLSRNKLKDLGVKLLCVGLKSPHCRLETLRLQRCGLSETSCASLASALECSTSRLRELDLSDNKLQDSEVKLLSDLLRSPHCRLETLRLSSAKRPHRTLTLAQKISDLEREDRSESPGSSCDQIQHIFAAFNDEPGPTNTILTGYTTSDSLFDHDCVMSPEDEWSLYYGFNHPAYPSTSNTNLDVPEAGREEDVEEEEEQLVAGDADRLKQQQQACADVLNSNDKTSFTPERLTHSGKTAYRFRCPGPGVFQCTSTELVFVMAQEAELLYRTVQWDERLLQSAQKVPAGLLFHIKCSKDDAVCQLHLPHCEIMDASLPEGLLSVVHITDDGMNILQPLEITETHVVVTVSHFSALGIVRSFFKWLLKKPVKGQVLLYLGQPNPKTQRRKLNVFLLPRNIHLDEVSAQQRHTENIEAPSACKLITDQSYTLHCPQAIKIQPRKADFDLDFGPNYHPTFEIRLPTNTEEVTVTVRDHGLQVIWEHDVDLTDSRRKSLRRDAPTEDPVPAEDPVPAEDPVPAEVPVPAEVPVPAEVPVPAEERLLLARTEFVQRVSGPILSNLVDKLLEQGVISDNEMQSVKSKVTPEKARDVIDTVRWKGSQASSALIAAVRKVDPYLSKVLNFS from the exons ATGAGCAGTTCGGAGGAAGACGAAGACCTCGCGATCCTACCTCCTCCAGACTTGAGTGACGAACCTGGACCATCAGGGACAAG AGTGAACAAGAGGAGTGACCTTTCTGTGGTGGACCAGCcgtcctgctgtgctgtgtgttcagGCGTCCTAAAGGATCCAGTGGCCAGCAGCTGTGGACACTGGATCTGTAGGCAGTGCATCACTTCACTCGGAGACCAGTCTGCTTTACCACATGACTCTTCCTGTCCCCTGTGTGGAAAAAGATCCAATACAAGACCTGGAA TGGACCTGCAGAAGGTTTTAGAAGAACATAAAAACAGTCTGAAGAGgagatgtgaatgtgtgatggGGGAAACTGATGTAACAAGAAGTGGATCCCTCTTCATCGACACTgagctctacatcacagagggacTGAGCGAAGAGGTCAATACCCAACATGAGATTTGGCAGCTTGAGACAGCTGCCAAGACGGAGACCCATGGCACTCCAGTCAAGTCCCGTGACATCTTTAAAGTCTTACCTGGCCAGCAGAGGGTCAGGGTCATTCTGACGACTGGCGTTGGTGGTGCTGGAAAAACCTTCTCGGCTCATAGGTTCACTCTGGAATGGGCAAAGGATCTGGAAAACCAAGATGTCAGTCTGTTGATTCTGCTTTCTTTCAGGGAGTTGAACCTGATCAAAGATGAGCAGTACAGTCTTCTCATGCTGCTCCGTGTTTTCCATCCAGCATTACACATgctcacagcagagcagctcgCTGTCTGTaaacttttgttcattttggacGGCCTGGACGAAAGCAGGCTTTCACTGGAGTTTGAGAACAGTGAGGTTGTATCTGACGCCACACAGATGTCATCAGTCAACATGCTGTTGACAAACCTCATCAAGGGGAatctccttccctctgctctgGTCTGGATAACTGccagacctgcagcagccaatcagatccctcgTTCATGTGTTGACAGGGTAGCAGAAGTGCGAGGCTTCACTGATGCCCAGAAGGAGGAGTATTTCAAGAGGAAATGCAGTGATAGAGATATATCCAGCAAAATCATCTCATGCATCAAGACATCCAGGATCCTGCACATTATGTGTCGAATCCCAGTCTTGTGCTGGATCACCGCTACAGTGGTAGAGCAGCTATTGATTACAGACCAGAGTATAGTGCtgcccaagaccctgactgaCCTGTACGTACACTTCCTGCTGGTTCAGGCAAAGATCAAGGATCTAAAGTTTGATGAGTCACATGAGGGGATGCCACTGCAGCTGATGAGGGCTGACAGGGAAGTTCTTCTGAAGCTGGGGAAGCTGGCTTTTGAACATCTGGGGGGAGGAACCTCCATATTCTACCAAGAAGACCTGGAACAACATGGTCTTGATGTCACAGGGGCCCTAAAGGACTCAGCAGTTTGTACAGAGATCTTCAAAAGAAAGCGTCTGATCTTCCAGAAAACAGTGTATTACTTTGTTCATGAGAGCattcaggagtttctggctgctgtCTACGCTGTCAGCTGTTACCAAAATGCAGAAGTACAGAAGGCTTTCCTCAGTGATTCATTCATTGTTGATGATGATTCATCCATGGTTGATGATGATTCATTCATTACTGATGATAACAGCGATGAAGGCGACGACGAAGGCAATGGCGATGATCATGACAGGTCCAACAGACTTGGCCCATCACTGGATGTCTTTCTCACAAGAGTCATGGACAAATCCTTAGAGAGTGAAAATGGCCACCTGGACGTGTTTGTTCGCTTCATTCATGGCCTCTTGAGCAACAGGCTCTTAAGAAGCCTTCTGATTCATATAGACAGCAGTCCAGAAATCATCAAGAAAATCATCAGAAACCTCAAGAAAATGAACATAGATGAAATCTCTCCTGACAGAAGCATCAACATCTTCCCCTGTCTGATGGAAATGAATGACAGCTTAATTCATCAGCAGGTCCAAAAGTTCCTGAAGTCAGAAAACATATCAAAGATTAAACTTAATGAGCTTCATTGCTCTGCTCTGGCCtatctgttgctgttgtcagaCGAGGTTCTGGATGACCTGGACCTGAGCAAGTACAGAACATCTTCAAGGGGAAAACAAAGACTGATTCCGGCTGTGAGGAACTGCAGGAAGGCTCG ACTTTGTCGCTGTGACCTGTCAACCATACAGTGTAAGACTGTGGCCTCAGCTTTAAAATCCAACCCATCCCACCTGCGAGAGCTCGACATGAGCTCAAATTATCTGGAAAATTCAGGAGCAAAGCTGCTGTCCGCTGGTCTGGAGAGTCCACACTGTAGACTGGAAACTCTAAG ACTTGATCACTGTGAAATAACAGGAACCGGCTGTGCTTTTCTGGCCTCAGGTCTCAGGTCCAACCCCTtccatctgagagagctggacctgagtaatAATAAGCTTGGGGATTCAGCAGTGAAACtgattgtgtgtgattttctggAGAGTCCAAACTGTAGACTGGAGATTCTGAG ATTGCGTTTCTGCGGTTTGTCAGAGTTCAGCTGTATTTCTCTGGGCTCACCTCCttacttttttccccatcatCTGAGGGAGCCGGACTTGAGTAAAAATAGGCTGTATGATTCAGAATTGAAGGAGCTGTGTTCTTTTCTGGAGACTCCACGCTGCAGACCGGAGGTTCTGAG GTTGTCTGCGTGTGGGATCACACATGAAACGTGttcttctctggcctcagctctcAAGTCCAACCCCTCCCacctgagagagctggacctgagtagAAACAAGTTGAAAGATTtgggagtgaagctgctgtgtgttggaCTGAAGAGTCCTCACTGTAGACTGGAGACTCTGCG GCTTCAAAGGTGTGGGCTGTCAGAGACCAGCTGtgcttctctggcctcagctctggAGTGCAGCACTTCCCGTCTGAGAGAGCTTGACCTAAGTGACAACAAGCTGCAGGATTCagaagtgaagctgctgtctgatcTCTTGAGGAGTCCACATTGTAgactggagactctcag GTTGTCAAGTGCTAAACGTCCGCATCGCACGTTGACTTTAGCCCAGAAGATTAGTGATCTGGAGAGGGAGGACAGATCAGAGTCTCCAGGATCCAGTTGTGACCAGATTCAACACATATTTGCAGCCTTCAATGATGAACCAGGACCCACAAACACAAT actgacGGGTTACACCACGTCGGACAGTCTTTTTGACCATGACTGCGTGATGTCACCAGA GGATGAGTGGTCCCTATACTATGGTTTTAATCACCCAGCATATCCGTCCACTTCGAATACAAACCTCGATGTGCCTGAGGCCggcagagaggaggatgtggaagaggaggaggagcagcttgTTGCTGGTGACGCCGATAggttgaagcagcagcagcaggcgtGTGCAGACGTTCTCAATTCAAAT GATAAGACCAGTTTCACACCTGAGCGGCTGACTCACTCTGGAAAAACTGCATACAG GTTCAGGTGTCCTGGTCCAGGTGTGTTCCAGTGTACTTCGACAGAActggtgtttgttatggctcAGGAGGCGGAGCTGCTGTACAGGACAGTTCAGTGGGATGAGCGCCTCCTCCAGTCAGCTCAAAAGGTGCCAGCGGGGCTGCTGTTCCATATAAAGTGTTCAAAGGACGATGCCGTTTGTCAGCTCCACCTGCCACACTGTGAAATTATGGATG CTTCACTGCCTGAAGGCCTGCTGTCTGTCGTCCACATCACTGACGATGGAATGAACATCCTCCAGCCGCTCGAGATCACAGAAACTCACGTGGTTGTAACAGTCTCTCACTTCTCTGCCTTGGGCATAGTGAGAAGTTTTTTTAAATGGCTGTTGAAGAAACCAGTTAAGGGCCAAGTTCTGCTGTATCTCGGACAACCAAacccaaaaacacaaagacggAAACTCAATGTGTTTTTGCTGCCGAGGAACATCCACCTGGACGAG GTGAGCGCACAGCAGCGACATACAGAGAACATCGAGGCTCCTTCCGCATGTAAACTCATCACAGATCAGAGTTACACTCTGCACTGTCCTCAGGCCATTAAAATACAGCCTAGG AAAGCAGATTTCGACCTGGATTTTGGACCAAATTACCACCCGACGTTTGAGATCCGACTgcccacaaacacagaggaagtgactgTAACGGTCAGAGACCATGGACTGCAGGTGATCTGGGAGCATGACGTTGATCTGACAG ATTCAAGAAGAAAATCTCTACGGAGGGATGCCCCGACAGAGGACCCGGTCCCGGCAGAGGACCCGGTCCCGGCAGAGGACCCGGTCCCGGCAGAGGTCCCAGTCCCAGCAGAGGTCCCGGTACCGGCAGAGGTCCCAGTCCCAGCAGAGGAGAGGCTGCTCTTAGCTCGGACAGAGTTTGTACAGCGAGTGTCTGGCCCCATTCTGAGCAACCTTGTGGATAAACTCCTTGAGCAGGGCGTTATAAGTGATAATGAAATGCAGTCGGTCAAATCAAAGGTCACGCCAGAAAAAGCGCGAGACGTGATTGACACGGTGCGATGGAAGGGAAGTCAGGCCAGCTCGGCCCTGATCGCTGCTGTCCGTAAGGTGGATCCATACCTTTCCAAAGTGCTGAACTTCAGctga
- the LOC124056955 gene encoding NACHT, LRR and PYD domains-containing protein 12-like isoform X5, translated as MSSSEEDEDLAILPPPDLSDEPGPSGTRVNKRSDLSVVDQPSCCAVCSGVLKDPVASSCGHWICRQCITSLGDQSALPHDSSCPLCGKRSNTRPGMDLQKVLEEHKNSLKRRCECVMGETDVTRSGSLFIDTELYITEGLSEEVNTQHEIWQLETAAKTETHGTPVKSRDIFKVLPGQQRVRVILTTGVGGAGKTFSAHRFTLEWAKDLENQDVSLLILLSFRELNLIKDEQYSLLMLLRVFHPALHMLTAEQLAVCKLLFILDGLDESRLSLEFENSEVVSDATQMSSVNMLLTNLIKGNLLPSALVWITARPAAANQIPRSCVDRVAEVRGFTDAQKEEYFKRKCSDRDISSKIISCIKTSRILHIMCRIPVLCWITATVVEQLLITDQSIVLPKTLTDLYVHFLLVQAKIKDLKFDESHEGMPLQLMRADREVLLKLGKLAFEHLGGGTSIFYQEDLEQHGLDVTGALKDSAVCTEIFKRKRLIFQKTVYYFVHESIQEFLAAVYAVSCYQNAEVQKAFLSDSFIVDDDSSMVDDDSFITDDNSDEGDDEGNGDDHDRSNRLGPSLDVFLTRVMDKSLESENGHLDVFVRFIHGLLSNRLLRSLLIHIDSSPEIIKKIIRNLKKMNIDEISPDRSINIFPCLMEMNDSLIHQQVQKFLKSENISKIKLNELHCSALAYLLLLSDEVLDDLDLSKYRTSSRGKQRLIPAVRNCRKARLCRCDLSTIQCKTVASALKSNPSHLRELDMSSNYLENSGAKLLSAGLESPHCRLETLRLDHCEITGTGCAFLASGLRSNPFHLRELDLSNNKLGDSAVKLIVCDFLESPNCRLEILRLRFCGLSEFSCISLGSPPYFFPHHLREPDLSKNRLYDSELKELCSFLETPRCRPEVLRLSACGITHETCSSLASALKSNPSHLRELDLSRNKLKDLGVKLLCVGLKSPHCRLETLRLQRCGLSETSCASLASALECSTSRLRELDLSDNKLQDSEVKLLSDLLRSPHCRLETLRLSSAKRPHRTLTLAQKISDLEREDRSESPGSSCDQIQHIFAAFNDEPGPTNTILTGYTTSDSLFDHDCVMSPEDEWSLYYGFNHPAYPSTSNTNLDVPEAGREEDVEEEEEQLVAGDADRLKQQQQACADVLNSNDKTSFTPERLTHSGKTAYRFRCPGPGVFQCTSTELVFVMAQEAELLYRTVQWDERLLQSAQKVPAGLLFHIKCSKDDAVCQLHLPHCEIMDASLPEGLLSVVHITDDGMNILQPLEITETHVVVTVSHFSALGIVRSFFKWLLKKPVKGQVLLYLGQPNPKTQRRKLNVFLLPRNIHLDEVSAQQRHTENIEAPSACKLITDQSYTLHCPQAIKIQPRKADFDLDFGPNYHPTFEIRLPTNTEEVTVTVRDHGLQVIWEHDVDLTASQLSGL; from the exons ATGAGCAGTTCGGAGGAAGACGAAGACCTCGCGATCCTACCTCCTCCAGACTTGAGTGACGAACCTGGACCATCAGGGACAAG AGTGAACAAGAGGAGTGACCTTTCTGTGGTGGACCAGCcgtcctgctgtgctgtgtgttcagGCGTCCTAAAGGATCCAGTGGCCAGCAGCTGTGGACACTGGATCTGTAGGCAGTGCATCACTTCACTCGGAGACCAGTCTGCTTTACCACATGACTCTTCCTGTCCCCTGTGTGGAAAAAGATCCAATACAAGACCTGGAA TGGACCTGCAGAAGGTTTTAGAAGAACATAAAAACAGTCTGAAGAGgagatgtgaatgtgtgatggGGGAAACTGATGTAACAAGAAGTGGATCCCTCTTCATCGACACTgagctctacatcacagagggacTGAGCGAAGAGGTCAATACCCAACATGAGATTTGGCAGCTTGAGACAGCTGCCAAGACGGAGACCCATGGCACTCCAGTCAAGTCCCGTGACATCTTTAAAGTCTTACCTGGCCAGCAGAGGGTCAGGGTCATTCTGACGACTGGCGTTGGTGGTGCTGGAAAAACCTTCTCGGCTCATAGGTTCACTCTGGAATGGGCAAAGGATCTGGAAAACCAAGATGTCAGTCTGTTGATTCTGCTTTCTTTCAGGGAGTTGAACCTGATCAAAGATGAGCAGTACAGTCTTCTCATGCTGCTCCGTGTTTTCCATCCAGCATTACACATgctcacagcagagcagctcgCTGTCTGTaaacttttgttcattttggacGGCCTGGACGAAAGCAGGCTTTCACTGGAGTTTGAGAACAGTGAGGTTGTATCTGACGCCACACAGATGTCATCAGTCAACATGCTGTTGACAAACCTCATCAAGGGGAatctccttccctctgctctgGTCTGGATAACTGccagacctgcagcagccaatcagatccctcgTTCATGTGTTGACAGGGTAGCAGAAGTGCGAGGCTTCACTGATGCCCAGAAGGAGGAGTATTTCAAGAGGAAATGCAGTGATAGAGATATATCCAGCAAAATCATCTCATGCATCAAGACATCCAGGATCCTGCACATTATGTGTCGAATCCCAGTCTTGTGCTGGATCACCGCTACAGTGGTAGAGCAGCTATTGATTACAGACCAGAGTATAGTGCtgcccaagaccctgactgaCCTGTACGTACACTTCCTGCTGGTTCAGGCAAAGATCAAGGATCTAAAGTTTGATGAGTCACATGAGGGGATGCCACTGCAGCTGATGAGGGCTGACAGGGAAGTTCTTCTGAAGCTGGGGAAGCTGGCTTTTGAACATCTGGGGGGAGGAACCTCCATATTCTACCAAGAAGACCTGGAACAACATGGTCTTGATGTCACAGGGGCCCTAAAGGACTCAGCAGTTTGTACAGAGATCTTCAAAAGAAAGCGTCTGATCTTCCAGAAAACAGTGTATTACTTTGTTCATGAGAGCattcaggagtttctggctgctgtCTACGCTGTCAGCTGTTACCAAAATGCAGAAGTACAGAAGGCTTTCCTCAGTGATTCATTCATTGTTGATGATGATTCATCCATGGTTGATGATGATTCATTCATTACTGATGATAACAGCGATGAAGGCGACGACGAAGGCAATGGCGATGATCATGACAGGTCCAACAGACTTGGCCCATCACTGGATGTCTTTCTCACAAGAGTCATGGACAAATCCTTAGAGAGTGAAAATGGCCACCTGGACGTGTTTGTTCGCTTCATTCATGGCCTCTTGAGCAACAGGCTCTTAAGAAGCCTTCTGATTCATATAGACAGCAGTCCAGAAATCATCAAGAAAATCATCAGAAACCTCAAGAAAATGAACATAGATGAAATCTCTCCTGACAGAAGCATCAACATCTTCCCCTGTCTGATGGAAATGAATGACAGCTTAATTCATCAGCAGGTCCAAAAGTTCCTGAAGTCAGAAAACATATCAAAGATTAAACTTAATGAGCTTCATTGCTCTGCTCTGGCCtatctgttgctgttgtcagaCGAGGTTCTGGATGACCTGGACCTGAGCAAGTACAGAACATCTTCAAGGGGAAAACAAAGACTGATTCCGGCTGTGAGGAACTGCAGGAAGGCTCG ACTTTGTCGCTGTGACCTGTCAACCATACAGTGTAAGACTGTGGCCTCAGCTTTAAAATCCAACCCATCCCACCTGCGAGAGCTCGACATGAGCTCAAATTATCTGGAAAATTCAGGAGCAAAGCTGCTGTCCGCTGGTCTGGAGAGTCCACACTGTAGACTGGAAACTCTAAG ACTTGATCACTGTGAAATAACAGGAACCGGCTGTGCTTTTCTGGCCTCAGGTCTCAGGTCCAACCCCTtccatctgagagagctggacctgagtaatAATAAGCTTGGGGATTCAGCAGTGAAACtgattgtgtgtgattttctggAGAGTCCAAACTGTAGACTGGAGATTCTGAG ATTGCGTTTCTGCGGTTTGTCAGAGTTCAGCTGTATTTCTCTGGGCTCACCTCCttacttttttccccatcatCTGAGGGAGCCGGACTTGAGTAAAAATAGGCTGTATGATTCAGAATTGAAGGAGCTGTGTTCTTTTCTGGAGACTCCACGCTGCAGACCGGAGGTTCTGAG GTTGTCTGCGTGTGGGATCACACATGAAACGTGttcttctctggcctcagctctcAAGTCCAACCCCTCCCacctgagagagctggacctgagtagAAACAAGTTGAAAGATTtgggagtgaagctgctgtgtgttggaCTGAAGAGTCCTCACTGTAGACTGGAGACTCTGCG GCTTCAAAGGTGTGGGCTGTCAGAGACCAGCTGtgcttctctggcctcagctctggAGTGCAGCACTTCCCGTCTGAGAGAGCTTGACCTAAGTGACAACAAGCTGCAGGATTCagaagtgaagctgctgtctgatcTCTTGAGGAGTCCACATTGTAgactggagactctcag GTTGTCAAGTGCTAAACGTCCGCATCGCACGTTGACTTTAGCCCAGAAGATTAGTGATCTGGAGAGGGAGGACAGATCAGAGTCTCCAGGATCCAGTTGTGACCAGATTCAACACATATTTGCAGCCTTCAATGATGAACCAGGACCCACAAACACAAT actgacGGGTTACACCACGTCGGACAGTCTTTTTGACCATGACTGCGTGATGTCACCAGA GGATGAGTGGTCCCTATACTATGGTTTTAATCACCCAGCATATCCGTCCACTTCGAATACAAACCTCGATGTGCCTGAGGCCggcagagaggaggatgtggaagaggaggaggagcagcttgTTGCTGGTGACGCCGATAggttgaagcagcagcagcaggcgtGTGCAGACGTTCTCAATTCAAAT GATAAGACCAGTTTCACACCTGAGCGGCTGACTCACTCTGGAAAAACTGCATACAG GTTCAGGTGTCCTGGTCCAGGTGTGTTCCAGTGTACTTCGACAGAActggtgtttgttatggctcAGGAGGCGGAGCTGCTGTACAGGACAGTTCAGTGGGATGAGCGCCTCCTCCAGTCAGCTCAAAAGGTGCCAGCGGGGCTGCTGTTCCATATAAAGTGTTCAAAGGACGATGCCGTTTGTCAGCTCCACCTGCCACACTGTGAAATTATGGATG CTTCACTGCCTGAAGGCCTGCTGTCTGTCGTCCACATCACTGACGATGGAATGAACATCCTCCAGCCGCTCGAGATCACAGAAACTCACGTGGTTGTAACAGTCTCTCACTTCTCTGCCTTGGGCATAGTGAGAAGTTTTTTTAAATGGCTGTTGAAGAAACCAGTTAAGGGCCAAGTTCTGCTGTATCTCGGACAACCAAacccaaaaacacaaagacggAAACTCAATGTGTTTTTGCTGCCGAGGAACATCCACCTGGACGAG GTGAGCGCACAGCAGCGACATACAGAGAACATCGAGGCTCCTTCCGCATGTAAACTCATCACAGATCAGAGTTACACTCTGCACTGTCCTCAGGCCATTAAAATACAGCCTAGG AAAGCAGATTTCGACCTGGATTTTGGACCAAATTACCACCCGACGTTTGAGATCCGACTgcccacaaacacagaggaagtgactgTAACGGTCAGAGACCATGGACTGCAGGTGATCTGGGAGCATGACGTTGATCTGACAG catcccaactttcGGGGCTGTGA